From a single Phalacrocorax aristotelis chromosome 1, bGulAri2.1, whole genome shotgun sequence genomic region:
- the LOC142053342 gene encoding NEDD4-binding protein 2-like 2 isoform X3, with protein MLHAESRVRLLECQDEITIQPCSKKMKSTEGAYEKLSDDDNQGVQEEVDTEKASNDLIPVYASDSQGQHEMQKGEKTPPGVLGALHEVLPECNLVLSQPTDPETIQNVNPPSASINDTKVEEKKGPFITNSAGGDNIRNSSTSFSVNRNASDEEFFTSKEFIGPIYKPAESNKQDKSGSCNECRSSEGDENELREDRSKRKEAKKMQAVSSAVPEIDDELDQFYKEIHQLENENLDTNFQKKETETSQEQYSPYNCSQTSQEDYQRVVLGSPQPFYEDGQCFFGEQNSQKTSDAQQFVVEASSWKTENTFNGQEDSRYQNYSVPEFRPAWQSTESFIVPQGPLPPRFNHQSHFQILNSPPQNPKAVPSQNAELSYKNYHGYHGNTDINSHGPLLDQSSNYAGHIDIHTTQVFRNGNNDQNGLHSNGFCETREECWKDPKVDNTGVHSFSSLQLPEERFVCSQKLLLILRGLPGSGKSTLSRILLGQGHDGIVFSTDDYFRQQDGYTYNAAQLGDAHDWNQKRAKHAMEQGKSPVIIDNTNTQAWEMKPYVEVALEKGYRVEFHEPDTWWKFDPEELEKRNKHGVTREKIAQMLERYEYQISIPIVMNSVIPPHKNTQRPPLQRRHRWGGNTDSWNSFSISSSR; from the exons ATGCTTCATGCTGAAAGTAGAGTAAGGCTCTTGGAGTGTCAGGATGAAATCACAATTCAACCATGTTCTAAAAAAATGAAGTCAACAGAAGGGGCTTACGAGAAACTCTCTGATGATGATAACCAAGGTGTTCAAGAGGAAGTAGACACTGAGAAAGCATCAAATGATTTAATACCAGTCTATGCCTCAGATAGCCAAGGACAACATGAAATGCAGAAGGGCGAGAAAACACCTCCTGGTGTCTTGGGAGCACTGCATGAAGTGCTCCCTGAATGTAATCTAGTGCTTAGTCAGCCAACTGATCCAGAAACCATACAGAATGTAAATCCTCCATCTGCATCAATAAATGACACTAAagttgaagaaaagaaaggccCTTTTATTACAAATAGTGCTGGTGGAGATAATATTAGAAATAGCAGCACATCATTCTCAGTAAATAGAAATGCATCAGATGAAGAATTTTTTACAAGCAAAGAATTTATCGGGCCAATTTACAAGCCTGCTGAAAGTAACAAACAGGACAAATCTGGCAGTTGCAATGAGTGTAGAAGCAGTGAGGGAGATGAAAATGAATTGCGTGAAGACAGATCTAAAAGAAAGGAGGCAAAGAAGATGCaggctgtttcttctgctgtacCAGAAATAGATGATGAACTAGACCAGTTCTATAAAGAAATTCAccagctggaaaatgaaaatttagatacaaattttcagaagaaagaaactgaaacttCTCAGGAACAATACTCTCCATATAACTGTAGTCAAACCTCACAAGAGGATTATCAACGTGTGGTGTTGGGCAGCCCACAACCATTTTATGAGGATGGACAGTGTTTCTTTGGGGAACAGAACAGTCAGAAAACAAGTGATGCGCAGCAGTTTGTTGTGGAAGcaagcagctggaaaactgaaaataccttTAATGGACAAGAAGATTCTAGATATCAGAACTACTCAGTGCCTGAATTCAGACCTGCTTGGCAGTCAACAGAGTCTTTCATAGTACCTCAGGGACCTCTTCCTCCTAGATTCAACCATCAGTCACATTTTCAGATACTTAATTCcccaccacaaaacccaaaagctgtCCCTTCTCAGAATGCTGAACTTTCTTACAAAAATTATCATGGTTACCATGGAAATACTGATATCAACAGCCATGGTCCATTGCTTGATCAAAGTAGCAACTATGCTGGTCATATTGATATCCATACTACTCAGGTCTTCAGAAATGGGAATAATGACCAGAATGGACTCCACAGTAATGGTTTCTGTGAAACCAGAGAAGAGTGTTGGAAGGATCCAAAAGTTGACAATACAGGAGTgcacagcttttcttccttgcagttacCTGAAGAAAGATTCGTTTGTTCACAGAAATTGCTCCTCATCTTAAGAGGCCTACCTGGTTCAGGGAAATCAACACTTTCTCG TATTCTGCTTGGCCAAGGTCATGATGGCATTGTATTCAGCACTGATGATTATTTTCGTCAACAAGATGGATATACATATAATGCTGCTCAGCTTGGTGATGCACATGACTGGAACCAGAAGAGAG CAAAGCATGCAATGGAGCAAGGAAAATCTCCAGTTATAATAGACAACACTAATACTCAAGCCTGGGAAATGAAGCCATATGTGGAagtg GCTCTAGAAAAGGGATACAGAGTGGAGTTCCATGAGCCAGATACTTGGTGGAAGTTTGATCCTGAAGAATTAGAAAA gagGAATAAACATGGGGTCACTCGTGAGAAGATTGCTCAGATGTTGGAACGATATGAATATCAAATATCCATACCTATTGTCATGAATTCAGTGATACCTCCCCACAAAAACACTCAAAGGCCACCTCTGCAGCGAAGACATAGGTGGGGAGGCAATACAGACTCATGGAATTCTTTCAGTATTTCCAGTAGCCGATAA